The Candidatus Rickettsiella isopodorum region GGCTTACTCTATTGCTCATCAGTCTTTTTTCTTTATTAGGTTTAGCTACTTGCCTGTCTGGACTGATTGTTTACTATTCTTCTGAATTTGGTATAACAGATAAACGGGTCATCATGAAGTCTGGATTGATTACTCGCTATGCTTATGAAAATTCATTGGATCGCATTGAAGGGATAGAAATTAGCCAAAGTATTATGGGCCGTATTTTTGATTATGGATCAATTCGTATTCGCGGGGTAAGTGGGACCAATGAATTATTTTCTGCTGTTTGCCATCCATTTAGATTTCGATATAAAGTATTAGATGAAATTGAACGGCAAAAAAAAACTAAATAGCTTATTTGAAATTATTTTTCCATTGACGAAGATAAGTGAATATTTCAACGGGAGTGGCAAGTTTTTTACCGGTTCTTTTTTCTATACGTCTCTTTATTTCGGGATTATCACAACGTAAAAAAGGATTACTTAAACGTTCTTCAGATAAGAGACTGGGTACACTGGGCAGATTTTTTTGACGTAATTCTCTAGTTTTTTCTAAGCGTTCTTTGATATGG contains the following coding sequences:
- a CDS encoding PH domain-containing protein produces the protein MNYINKTLLPDEKVIYCSHPHWIIIFRSLMGLILIAGFLMIGGWLTLLLISLFSLLGLATCLSGLIVYYSSEFGITDKRVIMKSGLITRYAYENSLDRIEGIEISQSIMGRIFDYGSIRIRGVSGTNELFSAVCHPFRFRYKVLDEIERQKKTK